The following is a genomic window from Paenibacillus thiaminolyticus.
CAAGCGATCGGCGGCGGAGCTGGACGAAGCGGCAGATGCCGTCAACCGCCTGTCGCGGCAGATGTCTGCGGCCAGGGAGAAGGAGGAGGCGACGTCCGAGCGGATGAACGGGCTAATGACCGCACTGTCGCATGATGTGCGCACGCCGCTGACTTCGATTCTGGGCTATTTGCAGCTGATCGCGGAAGACGGCTACCGGGATGAAGTGGAGCTGCGCCACTATGTTCAGATTGCGCGCGATAAGGCGCTGTGCTTGAGCCGGGCCGTCGATCGGCGGTTCGAATTATCGAGACTGCCGCAGGTTCCCGAACGGGAAGGGTGGCATCCCGTCGATGTGCGCCGGCTGCTGATGCAGTTGGCGGAAGAGTACCGGTTCCGCCCGAAGCAGCCGGGGATCACGATAGCGTTGGACTTCGCTGAGCCGGATGGACAGCCGATGATGATTTACGGGAACGGGAGCCGGCTCATGGAAGCGTTCGAGATGCTGATTGCCGAAGCGGCGCGGACGGGACGGCCTTCGGGGCCGATCCGAATCAGGCTATTCGGTGCGGTGGAGGCGGCCGTCGTGCACATTCGGAACGATGGGCAGCCCGTTCCCGGAACGGATACGCCCCGCCGGGAGGACGGCGTGTTCCGGCCGGCTGCCGGAACGTATGCCTCGCCTGCGGAGGATGAACGGCCCGGCGGCAGATGGGCTGACGCCCGGGGCATTGTGGCAGCGCATGGCGGAACGGTTGCCGTGTTCGGCCATCCTCCGCGAGCCGCCTATGAGGTCCGCCTGCCTTTATGTCGCACCGGGGATGCCGCCGAGGCTTGAACGATTCGCCTCAGGCCGCGTCGGCGGCATCTTTTCCCGTCCAAGAGGTCAATGTTATAATGGAACCCAACTTAAGATAATGAGGTGAATCACCCAATTGCTTAATGAATGGATTCCTGGCATGTTAGAGACTATGGATTGGAGCCGGTGGCTGAGCGCCGCCGGGGTATTGCTGCTGTTTTTGCTGTTCCGCAAGCTGTTCACGAACTATCTGTTCGCCCTGCTGATGCGCGGACTGTCGCGCTCAAAGGGGGCCACGCATTTTTTGGCGGCGTTCGAGAAGCCGATGCAATTTTTTTTCGTCCTGATCGGTATATATCTGGCCTGCAAAATGGTTATTCCTCCAGGCGGAGCCTTGCTGCCCGCCATCGATAAAATTTACCGTAACGCCTTCATCGTCCTCATCGCTTGGGGACTCTACCATACGGCGGCCCGCTCTTCCAGCATATTCAGCGGGCTGTCGGCGAGGCTCGGGCTCGATGAGTCGAGCATGCTGATTCCTTTCTTATCCAAGGTGCTGCGCTTCCTCGTGGTCGTCATTGCGATAACGATGATCGCCTCGGAGTGGGGGTACAGCATTAATGGCGTTGTCGCGGGACTTGGCCTGGGCAGTCTGGCGATAGCGCTGGCCGCTCAGGACACGCTCAGCAATTTTCTGGGCGGCATCGTCATTATTACGGAGAAGCCCTTCTCCAAGGGCGATTGGATTATGACTCCGACCGTCGAAGGGACGGTCGAAGATATTACGTTCCGCAGCTCGAAAATCCGCACCTTCGCCCATTCGCTCGTTACGGTGCCGAATGCGACGCTGGCGGGCCAGGCGATTACGAATTGGAGCCGGATGGGCAAGCGGCGGGTCACGTTCACCTTGAACGTCGCGCTCGATTCGGATCGCGAGCAGCTGCAGGCGGCCATCGCCAAAATGGACGCGCGCCTGCGGGAGAACGAAGCGGTAGACCCGGACGTTATTATGGTACGGTTCAGCGAATTCAACGAAAGCAGTCTGGGCATCTTTTTCTATTATTTCACCAAGACGACGGTATGGGCCGAATATTTGAAGCATAAGGAGCAGATCAATCTGATGATTATGGAGGTGCTTGAGGAAGAGGGAATTTTGCTCGCGCTGCCAAGCCAGCGGCTCTATGTGGAAGCGGGCCCTTCGCCTCAGCGTTTTCCGTTGTAGGCTGTTAGGTCCGGCCATTTGCTCAGCATGGAGATGCCGGAGTATGTCAATCAGAGAGTGCTTCGGTTCCTGGAAGCTTGAGAGGATGCAGGGCCATAGGGAATCGCCATAATGGATGGAAAAAGGGGGGGCCAGCGATGGAAACGGTCGTCATTGTGGACTATGACCCGGACTGGGTACGCGACTACGAGCAGGAGAAGCGGGTTATCGAGGAGGCGCTGTCGGATATCGTCGCCGCGGTGGAGCATATCGGCAGCACCTCGGTTCCCGGTCTGGGTGCCAAGCCGATCATTGATATTATGGCCGGCATTCATCGGTTGGAGGCGCTGACCGAGGTGCATATCGAGCGCCTGGCCGCGATCGGCTACGAGTACGTGCCGAAGCCGGAATGGCCGGAACGCCGATTTTTCAGGCGTGGACGCTGGCGGGCCGGTACGCATCATCTGCATATATACCGGTATCGGGATCCCCATTGGGAAGCGCACTTGCTGTTCCGCGATTATGTAAGAGCCCACCCGGATGTCCGGGAGCAATATAGGCAATTGAAGCTTGAATTGGCCAGCCTGCATCCGTATGATCGCGTCGAATATACGCGGCGGAAGGCGCCGTTCATTGAGCGTGTGCTGCGTCTAGCGCGTGAGGAAGACCGAAGCCCGTCCTGATCCGGACGGGCTTCGCCATGTGCGGCCGTCCCTGCCTGGCTTGCAGGGGCTGCTTGCAGATTCATACAGATATCCCCCCTCGATCGCGCGTTGGAGACAGCTCTCCGAGGCGTTTTTTATGATTATCCCTTTTGTTCAGTTATTGTTTAGTATATTTGACTAAGATGAAAGCGTTCGTGCCTTTCGAATTAGGTCTCAGGTCTGAAGTAAAAGGCGCAGGCTGTTTCTTTTTCTCCCCCGCCGCTTTATAGTGAAGATGACCGTATGGGTCTAGCGGCGAGATCCATGGAGGAGCAGCAGGCTGCGCGATCCGCTTCGGCATCGTCGATGCGGGAGGCAGGAAGGGGACGAGCCGGCCGTTCCGCCACGGGGACATGCATGATTCCGGCGTGTCCGGTGGATGAGGGGGAGGCCGCTGCGGTCAAGATTGCAAGGGGGAAGGAATATGAAAGCGATCCTTGTCGATGATGAAATGCTAGCGCTGCGACGTATGGAAAAGCTATTGAAGGAGCAGGATGGAAAGGAAGTGCCTATTGAAATTGTCGGTTCATTTCAAAATCCGCATCTGGCCCTGGAAGTGGCGGAACGGGAGACGTTCCATCTTGTCTTCCTTGATATCGAGATGCCGGAAATGGATGGAATGGAACTGGCGGAACGTCTGTTGCGCATTCAACCCCACCTTCATATTGTATTTGTGACGGCATATAACGAATATGCGGTTGAGGCATTCGAGCTGAATGCGTTAGACTATTTATTGAAGCCGGTGCAGCGGACCCGCATCGAGAAGACGCTGAAGCGGCTTGCTAAGCCGGTGCAAGCGAACGATGAAGGGAAGCACAGCCAGCTTGAGGGGATGCTGTGCACATTGTCTTATCTGCATTATATTACTCCCCAACAGGAGCTGAAGACTTTCCACTGGCGGACGGTCAAAGCACAGGAGCTATTTGCTTATCTGCTTCACCATCGGGAGCAGACGCTGCGCAAAGATACGATTCTCGATTTGCTGTGGCCGAATTACCGCATTGAAAAGTCATCAGCCCATTTACATACGACGATTTACCAGATTAGGCAGGTCATTAAGCAGAGGGCATTACGAATCCACATCAAATATATGGATGAGGGGTACCGGCTCGAATTGGGCGGCATGAAGCTGGACAAGGAGGAATGGGAGAAGGCGATGCGTCTGGCCCCGCAGGTCTCTCCCGAGACGATCCAGGAGCATCAGAAGCTGCTGAACGCCTATCGGGGCGATTATTTGGCGGAGCATCAATATTTGTGGGCGGAAGGCGAACAGGAGAGGCTTCGGTTAATCTGGTTCAATCATGCGAAGCAGGTGGCCGAATGCTTGATGCGGATGAACGCATATACGGAAGCGATGCCCCTTTACAAGAAGATTCAGGAGAAATATCCATACACCGAAGATAGTTATT
Proteins encoded in this region:
- a CDS encoding sensor histidine kinase, translating into MSTGRGGDGPDATRFLWKLLFIVGICLCGAFALTMCVLVALRFIMHTIDIPPLWKLYRLLSSTIGLEGMVLLATGVLFLASLLWLIGTEAVYYGQIKDSLVRLADGEEAMPLPVKRSAAELDEAADAVNRLSRQMSAAREKEEATSERMNGLMTALSHDVRTPLTSILGYLQLIAEDGYRDEVELRHYVQIARDKALCLSRAVDRRFELSRLPQVPEREGWHPVDVRRLLMQLAEEYRFRPKQPGITIALDFAEPDGQPMMIYGNGSRLMEAFEMLIAEAARTGRPSGPIRIRLFGAVEAAVVHIRNDGQPVPGTDTPRREDGVFRPAAGTYASPAEDERPGGRWADARGIVAAHGGTVAVFGHPPRAAYEVRLPLCRTGDAAEA
- a CDS encoding mechanosensitive ion channel family protein → MLETMDWSRWLSAAGVLLLFLLFRKLFTNYLFALLMRGLSRSKGATHFLAAFEKPMQFFFVLIGIYLACKMVIPPGGALLPAIDKIYRNAFIVLIAWGLYHTAARSSSIFSGLSARLGLDESSMLIPFLSKVLRFLVVVIAITMIASEWGYSINGVVAGLGLGSLAIALAAQDTLSNFLGGIVIITEKPFSKGDWIMTPTVEGTVEDITFRSSKIRTFAHSLVTVPNATLAGQAITNWSRMGKRRVTFTLNVALDSDREQLQAAIAKMDARLRENEAVDPDVIMVRFSEFNESSLGIFFYYFTKTTVWAEYLKHKEQINLMIMEVLEEEGILLALPSQRLYVEAGPSPQRFPL
- a CDS encoding GrpB family protein, whose translation is METVVIVDYDPDWVRDYEQEKRVIEEALSDIVAAVEHIGSTSVPGLGAKPIIDIMAGIHRLEALTEVHIERLAAIGYEYVPKPEWPERRFFRRGRWRAGTHHLHIYRYRDPHWEAHLLFRDYVRAHPDVREQYRQLKLELASLHPYDRVEYTRRKAPFIERVLRLAREEDRSPS
- a CDS encoding response regulator; amino-acid sequence: MKAILVDDEMLALRRMEKLLKEQDGKEVPIEIVGSFQNPHLALEVAERETFHLVFLDIEMPEMDGMELAERLLRIQPHLHIVFVTAYNEYAVEAFELNALDYLLKPVQRTRIEKTLKRLAKPVQANDEGKHSQLEGMLCTLSYLHYITPQQELKTFHWRTVKAQELFAYLLHHREQTLRKDTILDLLWPNYRIEKSSAHLHTTIYQIRQVIKQRALRIHIKYMDEGYRLELGGMKLDKEEWEKAMRLAPQVSPETIQEHQKLLNAYRGDYLAEHQYLWAEGEQERLRLIWFNHAKQVAECLMRMNAYTEAMPLYKKIQEKYPYTEDSYFGLMKIHAQLGNYGEVIKQFQLLSHNLKGELGIEPSREVFAWYMEWKNSI